In the genome of Miscanthus floridulus cultivar M001 unplaced genomic scaffold, ASM1932011v1 os_2504, whole genome shotgun sequence, one region contains:
- the LOC136535090 gene encoding 2-alkenal reductase (NADP(+)-dependent)-like isoform X1: MEQERQAVARNRKVVLRGYIERAPREDDMELVDGGAMELRVPEGAGGPAVLVKNLYLSCDPYMRGRMRDFHGSYIPPFKPGSPIEGFGVGRVVDSTHPGFSAGDIVSGMTGWEDYSLITKPEQLRKIQQSDIPLSYHLGLLADYMHDLNRSFRDTWDPIISTEDILLSNTLPQSQPLTRLRLNLNSFNFDAVIGFVNPSAN, encoded by the exons atggagcAAGAGCGGCAGGCGGTGGCGAGGAACAGGAAGGTGGTGCTGCGCGGGTACATCGAGCGCGCGCCCAGGGAGGACGACATGGAGCTCGtagacggcggcgccatggagcTGCGCGTCCCCGAGGGCGCTGGCGGCCCCGCGGTGCTGGTGAAGAACCTCTACCTCTCCTGCGACCCGTACATGCGCGGCAGGATGCGTGACTTCCACGGCTCCTATATCCCGCCCTTCAAGCCTGGATCA CCTATTGAAGGGTTTGGCGTGGGGAGGGTGGTCGACTCCACTCATCCAGGATTTAGTGCCGGTGACATTGTTTCCGGGATGACTGGCTGGGAGGACTACAGTCTGATCACCAAGCCTGAACAGCTCAGGAAGATTCAGCAAAGCGACATACCACTCTCTTATCATCTGGGCCTTCTTG CAGATTACATGCATGATCTTAACAGATCATTCCGTGATACATGGGATCCTATCATATCAACAGAAGATATCCTATTATCTAACACCCTCCCTCAATCTCAGCCACTAACAAGGTTGAGATTGAATCTAAACTCCTTCAATTTTGATGCCGTAATAGGCTTTGTGAACCCATCTGCCAATTGA
- the LOC136535090 gene encoding 2-alkenal reductase (NADP(+)-dependent)-like isoform X3: MEQERQAVARNRKVVLRGYIERAPREDDMELVDGGAMELRVPEGAGGPAVLVKNLYLSCDPYMRGRMRDFHGSYIPPFKPGSPIEGFGVGRVVDSTHPGFSAGDIVSGMTGWEDYSLITKPEQLRKIQQSDIPLSYHLGLLGAEA; this comes from the exons atggagcAAGAGCGGCAGGCGGTGGCGAGGAACAGGAAGGTGGTGCTGCGCGGGTACATCGAGCGCGCGCCCAGGGAGGACGACATGGAGCTCGtagacggcggcgccatggagcTGCGCGTCCCCGAGGGCGCTGGCGGCCCCGCGGTGCTGGTGAAGAACCTCTACCTCTCCTGCGACCCGTACATGCGCGGCAGGATGCGTGACTTCCACGGCTCCTATATCCCGCCCTTCAAGCCTGGATCA CCTATTGAAGGGTTTGGCGTGGGGAGGGTGGTCGACTCCACTCATCCAGGATTTAGTGCCGGTGACATTGTTTCCGGGATGACTGGCTGGGAGGACTACAGTCTGATCACCAAGCCTGAACAGCTCAGGAAGATTCAGCAAAGCGACATACCACTCTCTTATCATCTGGGCCTTCTTG
- the LOC136535090 gene encoding 2-alkenal reductase (NADP(+)-dependent)-like isoform X2, translated as MEQERQAVARNRKVVLRGYIERAPREDDMELVDGGAMELRVPEGAGGPAVLVKNLYLSCDPYMRGRMRDFHGSYIPPFKPGSPIEGFGVGRVVDSTHPGFSAGDIVSGMTGWEDYSLITKPEQLRKIQQSDIPLSYHLGLLGTWRTLFR; from the exons atggagcAAGAGCGGCAGGCGGTGGCGAGGAACAGGAAGGTGGTGCTGCGCGGGTACATCGAGCGCGCGCCCAGGGAGGACGACATGGAGCTCGtagacggcggcgccatggagcTGCGCGTCCCCGAGGGCGCTGGCGGCCCCGCGGTGCTGGTGAAGAACCTCTACCTCTCCTGCGACCCGTACATGCGCGGCAGGATGCGTGACTTCCACGGCTCCTATATCCCGCCCTTCAAGCCTGGATCA CCTATTGAAGGGTTTGGCGTGGGGAGGGTGGTCGACTCCACTCATCCAGGATTTAGTGCCGGTGACATTGTTTCCGGGATGACTGGCTGGGAGGACTACAGTCTGATCACCAAGCCTGAACAGCTCAGGAAGATTCAGCAAAGCGACATACCACTCTCTTATCATCTGGGCCTTCTTG